A part of Catalinimonas alkaloidigena genomic DNA contains:
- a CDS encoding acyltransferase family protein, with protein MLGVLVQLICESFNSFPTFKARFSTASVLERPFSDRMHSRPSLPNLDPLRFVLALLVILFHIPQLSHNQGLPAFDNFPLFHRGSEAVFAFFTLSGFLIIRLLYLEKEKTGAVAIGQFYTRRILRIFPLYYLILIFGFVFYHVLLPLLGIPFPIEYNLVEGILLCTFFLPNVFVSLYNPGGILSILWSLGVEEQFYLAVAPAMAWLHSSFFVPFLAAFTVVSLGLLSTFANPFYLHFYYFSFGGLLSVLAEQGRLQGLRGNRPFQVLVLGVTVCHFCTDLVTSLPLVTYHAVNTLLFGFLLFTLAYDPLFTIRNRWALHLGKISYGLYMYHAIVMNLMVFVFLKLTAQMVLPDALVIVAINVGVIGLTILVAHVSYRFYEGYFLRLKRRYRPLSAEG; from the coding sequence ATGCTTGGGGTTCTTGTGCAGTTGATCTGCGAAAGTTTTAATAGTTTCCCGACTTTTAAGGCACGTTTTTCTACCGCTTCGGTTTTGGAGCGGCCTTTTTCAGACCGTATGCATTCGCGTCCTTCGCTCCCGAATCTCGACCCTCTTCGTTTTGTTCTTGCTCTGCTCGTTATTCTCTTCCACATCCCACAGCTCTCCCACAATCAGGGTTTGCCTGCTTTCGACAACTTTCCCCTTTTTCACCGGGGCAGCGAGGCGGTCTTTGCTTTTTTCACGTTGAGCGGTTTTCTCATCATCCGCCTGTTGTACCTAGAGAAAGAAAAGACGGGGGCGGTCGCCATCGGACAGTTTTATACGCGTCGCATCCTGCGCATCTTCCCCCTCTACTACCTGATCCTGATTTTTGGTTTCGTATTCTACCATGTCCTGCTGCCGTTGCTTGGCATTCCGTTTCCGATTGAGTACAATCTGGTGGAGGGAATCCTGCTGTGCACGTTTTTTCTGCCTAATGTTTTTGTGAGCTTGTATAACCCCGGTGGCATTCTATCCATTCTGTGGTCGCTCGGCGTCGAAGAGCAATTTTACCTGGCAGTAGCCCCCGCGATGGCGTGGCTCCACAGCAGTTTCTTTGTGCCCTTTCTGGCGGCCTTTACTGTGGTAAGCCTTGGCCTGCTCTCCACGTTTGCCAACCCATTTTACCTCCACTTCTACTACTTTTCGTTCGGAGGGCTTTTGTCGGTACTGGCCGAACAAGGCAGGCTACAGGGGCTACGGGGCAATCGGCCGTTTCAAGTGTTAGTGCTAGGCGTGACGGTCTGCCATTTTTGTACCGATCTGGTCACGTCGCTTCCGCTCGTGACCTACCACGCAGTAAACACCCTGCTGTTTGGCTTTCTCCTCTTCACGCTGGCCTACGATCCTCTCTTTACCATCCGAAACCGCTGGGCACTGCACCTGGGAAAAATTTCCTACGGCCTCTACATGTATCACGCCATCGTGATGAACCTAATGGTTTTCGTATTTCTAAAACTAACGGCCCAAATGGTTCTTCCCGATGCTCTCGTCATTGTTGCGATCAACGTTGGGGTAATCGGCCTGACAATTTTAGTCGCGCACGTGTCGTATCGCTTCTACGAAGGGTATTTCTTGCGGCTGAAACGCCGCTACCGTCCGCTCAGTGCGGAAGGTTAA
- a CDS encoding ABC transporter permease: MFRNDLLIAFRHLRKQSLFTLLNVTGLAAGIACCLLVYLFVTHERSFDRQHPLPERTYRVVERTRTPNGEEMGATTPYPLAEALREEFPELQVAGIHAQGDDHQLTLADGQKFEENGVVFAEPQLLDILSFDLIRGEGKTALAYADGVILAESLAQKLFGNADPMGQTFRYDNEVDLTVRGLMRDPADNMHLPVRMLIAREALSEKVLGFPTDRWGLRMAGFVYVILPEGTHPAAYTDRLAAFGKKYLPPNNAERHTFALQPLLTIRSDETYAGSNVGPTVSTTYLWFFSMVGLLVLAVAAINFVNLATAQGVRRAREVGVRKAIGAERLQLIRQFLTETAVMTVLASLSGLLLAELMLPLVNGFLEQPLTERLITSPRLLGFLALLTLLLTVLSGLYPAFVLSGYRPTAVLKGQRGSVTPGGLWLRRSLVIAQFAVSVALLAGMFIVGRQLRYFQNRDLGFRRDLIINLPLPQQQVSTQLAERLRRVPGVQAVSLGVGTPVSEMQFTTNLTPDPATPNERISIDVKTVDAEYPAMFDLQLAAGRWLTLSDEMQMQDTIPADGSVVPMVVNEALVKTLGLTPEAALGHRYVIGLYDYQGEIVGVTKDFHLSSLHNRITPMVMLNFPPFYLSAMVQLAPDRVPETLAQVQDVWSGLYPEYVYSYQFLDDHLATLYQREERIGKLFRFFAGVALLIACLGLIGLVAHTVSQRTKEIGVRKVLGASIADIVILLNREFTFLVLGSLLIGIPVAWWGMHQWLSGFAYRIPLNPLWFLLAGLTALVVAWLTVSFQSVRAARSNPVHSLKNE; the protein is encoded by the coding sequence ATGTTCCGTAACGACCTTTTGATTGCCTTCCGCCACCTCCGCAAACAGTCGCTGTTTACCCTGCTCAACGTGACGGGTCTGGCGGCGGGCATCGCCTGCTGTCTGCTGGTATACCTGTTTGTGACGCACGAACGGAGTTTCGATCGGCAGCATCCGCTTCCGGAGCGGACCTACCGGGTGGTGGAGCGGACGCGAACGCCCAACGGCGAGGAAATGGGAGCGACCACGCCCTACCCGCTGGCAGAAGCCCTGCGGGAAGAGTTTCCGGAGCTGCAGGTGGCGGGGATTCACGCGCAAGGCGACGACCACCAGTTGACGCTGGCCGACGGACAAAAGTTCGAGGAGAACGGGGTGGTTTTCGCCGAGCCGCAACTGCTCGACATCCTGTCGTTCGACCTGATCCGCGGCGAAGGGAAAACGGCGCTGGCCTACGCCGACGGGGTGATCCTGGCCGAAAGTCTGGCGCAGAAACTCTTTGGCAACGCCGACCCGATGGGGCAAACGTTCCGCTACGACAACGAAGTCGATCTTACCGTACGCGGCCTTATGCGCGACCCGGCGGATAACATGCACCTGCCCGTGCGGATGCTGATCGCGCGCGAAGCCCTGTCCGAAAAAGTGCTGGGGTTCCCCACCGACCGCTGGGGATTGCGCATGGCGGGTTTCGTGTACGTGATTCTTCCCGAGGGAACGCACCCCGCTGCGTACACCGACCGACTGGCCGCGTTCGGTAAAAAGTACCTCCCCCCGAATAACGCCGAGCGTCATACGTTTGCCCTGCAACCGCTGCTGACCATCCGCTCCGATGAAACGTACGCGGGCTCGAACGTCGGCCCGACGGTCAGTACGACGTACCTGTGGTTTTTCTCAATGGTGGGGCTGCTGGTGCTGGCCGTGGCGGCGATCAACTTTGTGAACCTGGCCACAGCGCAGGGCGTTCGCCGCGCCCGCGAGGTGGGCGTCCGCAAAGCCATTGGGGCAGAGCGCCTGCAACTGATCCGGCAGTTTCTGACCGAAACGGCGGTCATGACCGTACTCGCATCCCTGTCGGGACTTCTGCTGGCCGAACTGATGCTACCCCTGGTCAACGGTTTCCTGGAACAGCCGCTTACGGAGCGACTCATCACCAGCCCGCGCCTCCTCGGGTTTCTCGCGCTTCTGACGCTCCTCCTGACGGTGCTGAGCGGCCTGTATCCGGCATTTGTCCTGTCGGGTTACCGCCCCACGGCCGTGTTAAAAGGGCAACGGGGCAGCGTTACGCCCGGTGGCCTGTGGCTGCGACGCTCGCTGGTGATCGCCCAATTTGCCGTGTCGGTGGCGCTGTTGGCGGGCATGTTCATCGTCGGGCGGCAACTGCGGTATTTCCAGAACCGCGACCTGGGGTTCCGCCGTGACCTGATCATCAACCTGCCGCTCCCGCAGCAACAGGTCAGTACGCAGCTGGCCGAACGGCTGCGGCGGGTGCCGGGCGTGCAGGCCGTTTCCCTGGGCGTCGGCACACCGGTTTCCGAAATGCAGTTCACGACCAATCTTACCCCGGACCCCGCGACGCCGAACGAACGCATTTCCATCGACGTAAAAACCGTCGATGCAGAATACCCAGCGATGTTCGATCTGCAACTGGCGGCGGGCCGGTGGCTCACCCTTTCTGACGAAATGCAGATGCAGGATACGATACCAGCCGACGGCTCGGTCGTGCCGATGGTGGTCAACGAAGCCTTGGTCAAAACCCTGGGACTGACGCCGGAAGCGGCCCTGGGCCACCGGTACGTCATCGGCCTGTACGATTACCAGGGGGAGATTGTCGGGGTGACGAAAGATTTTCACCTGTCTTCCCTGCACAACCGCATCACGCCGATGGTGATGCTGAACTTCCCTCCGTTTTACCTCTCGGCCATGGTGCAACTTGCGCCCGACCGCGTTCCTGAAACCCTCGCGCAGGTGCAGGACGTCTGGAGCGGCCTCTATCCCGAGTACGTTTACTCGTACCAGTTTCTGGACGACCACCTGGCGACGCTGTACCAGCGCGAAGAGCGCATCGGGAAGCTGTTTCGCTTTTTCGCGGGCGTGGCGCTGCTCATTGCCTGCCTGGGGTTGATCGGCCTGGTGGCCCACACGGTTTCGCAACGCACGAAAGAAATCGGCGTCCGCAAGGTGCTGGGAGCCTCCATCGCCGACATCGTGATTCTGCTGAACCGCGAGTTTACCTTTCTGGTACTGGGTTCGCTGCTGATCGGCATTCCGGTGGCGTGGTGGGGCATGCACCAGTGGCTCTCCGGATTCGCCTACCGCATTCCGCTCAACCCGCTGTGGTTCCTCCTCGCCGGCCTGACTGCCCTGGTGGTGGCCTGGCTGACGGTCAGCTTCCAAAGCGTGCGCGCCGCCCGCAGCAATCCGGTGCATTCACTTAAAAACGAATAG
- a CDS encoding ABC transporter permease — translation MLRNYFLTAWRNLRKQKGYSFINILGLAVGVACCLLIVLFVQDELSYDRHFPNAERIFRVKSEILFGGNHMYGAVVQDPMAETLARDYPEVEASVRFREQGSFLVRRGTQENLKEEKVIYADSTLFQVFQLPMLQGNPQQALREPQTLLLSESAARRYFGPELDKGESILGQTLVLDNEVDYRVTGVVPDLPSNTHFHFDVFLSMVSLEESRQDNWLSHNFVTYVLLTDPAAAPALEAKMPHLIETHILPQAAQVLGVNDTEAFEASGNKLVYTLQPLTDIHLHSDLTAELEPNGSILYVWIFSAIAAFILLLACINFMNLATARAAMRAKEVGIRKAVGSLRQQLVGQFLSESVLVSAVAFVLAVALVQLVLPFYNNFTNKTLTLSLVGTPWTLPLLLVGALVVGLLAGSYPAFFLSAFQPIRVLKGQVVSASRGAFLRKGLVVFQFVTSIVLIIGTLVVGRQLQYIQQKKLGFNKEQVLLINDVYAMGNQVQSFKEEIKKLPGVVNASVTGYLPVPSYRNDSPLFPEGNTDQEAAVSMQNWFVDHDYINTFGMEIVAGRDFSVDFPSDSSAILLNESAARAFGFENPIGQRLSSITDFRTGATESLTIIGVVKDFHFESLRQHIGPLGMRLGRSQGSLSVRAQTRDLPQLITALETKWKALAPGQPFAYSFLDDRFTETYRTEQRLGSIFMAFAGLAIFIACLGLVGLATYTATQRTKEIGVRKVLGASVSQIVLLLSREFALLVGVAFLVSVPLSLWIMHRWLDAFAYRTDLSWQPFALAGGAALVVALLSVGLQSLKAARSNPVRSLRSE, via the coding sequence TTCGCAATTACTTCCTCACCGCCTGGCGGAACCTCCGCAAACAGAAAGGCTACTCCTTTATCAACATCCTGGGTCTGGCCGTCGGCGTGGCCTGTTGCCTGTTGATCGTGCTGTTTGTGCAGGACGAGCTGAGCTACGACCGCCACTTTCCCAACGCCGAGCGCATCTTCCGGGTGAAGAGCGAAATCCTGTTTGGGGGCAACCACATGTACGGCGCGGTGGTGCAGGACCCGATGGCCGAAACCCTGGCGCGGGATTACCCGGAAGTGGAAGCCAGCGTACGGTTCCGCGAACAGGGTTCGTTTCTGGTGCGGCGGGGCACGCAGGAGAACCTGAAGGAAGAAAAGGTGATCTACGCCGACAGCACACTCTTCCAGGTATTTCAGCTGCCGATGTTGCAAGGCAATCCACAACAGGCGCTGCGCGAACCCCAGACGCTGCTGTTGAGCGAATCGGCCGCCCGGCGCTATTTCGGTCCTGAACTGGACAAAGGCGAGAGCATCCTCGGCCAGACCTTGGTGCTGGACAACGAAGTCGACTACCGAGTGACGGGCGTGGTACCCGACCTGCCTTCCAATACCCACTTTCACTTCGACGTGTTTCTGTCGATGGTTTCGCTGGAAGAGAGCCGACAGGACAACTGGCTGAGCCACAACTTCGTCACGTACGTGCTGCTGACCGATCCGGCCGCGGCCCCTGCACTGGAAGCCAAAATGCCACACCTGATCGAGACCCATATCCTGCCGCAGGCCGCGCAAGTGCTGGGCGTGAACGACACAGAAGCGTTTGAAGCTTCGGGCAACAAGCTGGTATACACCCTCCAGCCCCTCACCGACATCCACCTGCATTCCGACCTCACGGCCGAGCTGGAACCGAACGGCAGCATTTTGTACGTGTGGATCTTCTCGGCCATTGCGGCGTTCATCCTCCTGCTGGCCTGCATCAACTTCATGAACCTGGCCACGGCCCGCGCCGCGATGCGCGCCAAGGAAGTGGGCATTCGCAAAGCCGTGGGCTCGCTGCGGCAGCAACTCGTCGGGCAGTTTCTCAGCGAGTCGGTGCTGGTCAGTGCCGTGGCCTTTGTGCTGGCCGTCGCCCTGGTGCAACTGGTGCTGCCGTTTTACAACAACTTCACCAACAAAACCCTGACGCTGTCGCTGGTGGGCACTCCCTGGACGCTACCGCTGCTGCTGGTCGGGGCGCTGGTGGTGGGCCTGCTGGCGGGCAGCTACCCGGCGTTTTTCCTGTCGGCCTTCCAGCCGATCCGCGTTCTGAAGGGGCAGGTCGTCAGCGCCTCGCGGGGGGCGTTTCTGCGGAAGGGGCTGGTCGTATTTCAGTTCGTCACCTCCATCGTGCTGATCATCGGCACACTCGTGGTCGGGCGGCAATTGCAGTACATTCAACAGAAAAAGCTGGGATTCAACAAAGAACAGGTGCTGTTGATCAACGACGTGTACGCGATGGGCAACCAGGTGCAGTCGTTCAAGGAAGAGATCAAAAAACTGCCCGGGGTGGTGAACGCCTCGGTGACAGGGTACCTGCCCGTGCCCTCGTACCGCAACGACAGTCCGCTGTTCCCCGAAGGAAATACCGATCAGGAAGCGGCCGTTTCGATGCAAAACTGGTTTGTCGACCACGACTACATCAACACCTTCGGCATGGAGATCGTGGCGGGCCGCGACTTCTCGGTCGACTTCCCCAGCGACTCGTCGGCCATTCTCCTGAACGAGTCGGCCGCCCGTGCCTTTGGGTTTGAGAACCCGATCGGTCAACGCCTGAGCAGCATCACCGACTTCCGGACGGGCGCGACCGAAAGCCTCACGATCATCGGCGTCGTGAAAGATTTCCACTTCGAATCGCTCCGTCAGCACATCGGTCCGCTGGGCATGCGCCTGGGGCGGAGTCAGGGAAGTTTATCGGTTCGTGCCCAGACCCGCGACCTGCCTCAACTGATTACGGCCCTGGAAACCAAGTGGAAAGCGCTGGCTCCGGGGCAGCCGTTCGCCTACTCGTTCCTCGACGACCGGTTCACGGAAACGTACCGCACCGAACAGCGGCTGGGGTCCATCTTCATGGCCTTTGCCGGGCTGGCCATTTTCATCGCCTGCCTGGGTCTGGTTGGGCTGGCCACCTACACCGCCACCCAGCGCACGAAAGAAATCGGCGTCCGCAAAGTACTGGGGGCTTCAGTATCGCAGATTGTCCTGCTTCTGTCCCGCGAGTTCGCGCTGCTGGTGGGCGTGGCCTTTCTGGTGTCGGTCCCGCTCTCGCTGTGGATCATGCACCGCTGGCTCGATGCCTTCGCGTACCGCACTGACCTGAGCTGGCAGCCGTTCGCCCTGGCGGGAGGTGCCGCCCTGGTCGTAGCGCTGCTGAGCGTGGGGCTGCAATCGCTAAAGGCCGCCCGTAGCAATCCGGTCCGTTCGCTCAGGAGCGAATGA